The following proteins are encoded in a genomic region of Pan troglodytes isolate AG18354 chromosome 2, NHGRI_mPanTro3-v2.0_pri, whole genome shotgun sequence:
- the LOC104005784 gene encoding RAD51-associated protein 1-like, with amino-acid sequence MVQPVRCKKPINYSQFGDSDSDDDFVSATVPLNKQSRTSKELKQDKPKPNLNNLQKEEIPLEEKTPKKKRMALDDKLYQRDLEVALALSVKELSTVTTNVQKSQDKRVEKHGNSRTETVSKSPHISNCSVASDYLDLDKITKKDNGGIQGKRKAASKAAVQQRKIFLEGSDGNSANNTKPDLATGEDSEDDSDFGESEDNDKDSSMRKSKVKEI; translated from the coding sequence ATGGTGCAGCCTGTGAGATGTAAGAAACCAATCAATTACTCACAGTTTGGCGACTCTGACAGTGATGATGATTTTGTTTCTGCAACTGTACCTTTAAACAAGCAATCCAGAACATCAAAGGAGTTAAAACAAGATAAACCAAAACCTAATTTGAACAATCTCCAGAAAGAAGAAATTCCACTAGAAGAGAAAacccctaaaaaaaaaaggatggcttTAGATGATAAGCTCTACCAGAGAGACTTAGAAGTTGCACTAGCTTTATCAGTGAAGGAACTTTCAACAGTCACCACTAATGTGCAGAAGTCTCAAGATAAAAGAGTTGAAAAACATGGCAATAGTAGAACAGAAACAGTGAGCAAGTCTCCTCATATCTCTAATTGCAGTGTAGCCAGTGATTATTTAGATTTGGATAAGATTACTAAGAAAGACAATGGTGGTattcaagggaaaagaaaagcagcATCTAAAGCTGCGGTACAACAGAGGAAAATTTTTCTGGAAGGCAGTGATGGCAATAGTGCTAATAACACCAAACCAGACTTGGCAACTGGTGAAGATTCTGAGGATGATTCTGATTTTGGTGAGAGTGAGGATAATGACAAAGACTCCTCTATGAGAAAAAGTaaagttaaagaaatttaa